In Fusarium oxysporum f. sp. lycopersici 4287 chromosome 11, whole genome shotgun sequence, the following are encoded in one genomic region:
- a CDS encoding OPT family small oligopeptide transporter: MMSAATEKGHAEAEVTSPNEGLVRPETSSGESVEEVLSAAGVGFKDDDPNLPCLTLRMWTIGIAFCLVGSGVNTLYTLRFPSISLSQSAIQFLAYPVGKAWEYAIPDWGFTLFGKRHSLNPGPFNHKENMLIYILANLSFLTRLSADVLTEQRVFYGLKAGWGFEILATLTSILFGFALSGLTRSVVVEPKGLVWPGVLGNTALNAALHTPRKEVIAGKISRYHFFILAFFASFCWYWFPDFIFPALGYFTWICWIAPKNPVVNQVFGMKSGLGLVPFTFDWSQIAYIGSPLVVPVWAILNVLASLVFWIYIVSPALYYSNTWFSAHLPLQSNSIFDNTGEVFNVSKVVNKKEGFTFDHDLYAQYSDIYLPVTYALNTFGLSFATISSLFVWLFLEKRRDLVRTFRDACKSLTSKNTSGRDRLQPQYDAVPLWWYMIAALVALGIGIFTYEYYPVQLRWYGVIFGMVVSSVFFIPLAWVYATSNIKIQIDIFCRIIAGYVWEGKVLANIWFFNVGYISGIKGLAFSQDLKLGIYCGIPPRSLFLVQVVGLIIGTLGQVSVLNWALGNIPNVCNAKLAPNGFTCPFSRTHFNTSMVWGALGPRRFFEPGALYRPLLWFFLVGALLPVVVYLFRTKAFPHINWLKKIHVPLFLGGLNYIPPASGVNYGSWALFGLLFGVLVKKRKASWWHRFNFVLSSALDCSVAIAGIVIFFAVFYTGAADNFSWWGTNVYKDTCDWKSCPYKALAKGQTFGP, from the exons ATGATGAGTGCAGCTACTGAGAAAGGCCACGCTGAGGCGGAAGTGACCTCTCCTAATGAGGGTCTGGTCCGACCAGAGACATCTTCGG GCGAATCTGTCGAGGAAGTTCTGTCAGCGGCTGGCGTGGGcttcaaggatgatgatccAAATCTACCATGCCTGACTCTTCGCATGTGGACAATCGGCATTGCCTTCTGTCTTGTGGGCAGTGGTGTGAACACTCTTTACACGCTGAGATTCCCATCCATCAGTCTTTCGCAGTCCGCAATCCAGTTCCTCGCGTATCCCGTCGGCAAGGCATGGGAGTATGCGATACCGGATTGGGGTTTCACCTTGTTCGGCAAGCGACATAGCCTGAACCCTGGACCCTTCAACCATAAG GAGAACATGCTTATCTACATCTTGGCCaacctcagcttcttgacccGATTGAGCGCTGATGTCCTCACCGAACAGCGCGTCTTCTACGGCCTCAAGGCAGGATGGGGTTTCGAGATCCTCGCCACACTGACATCGATCCTGTTTGGCTTTGCTCTGTCAGGCTTGACGCGATCAGTAGTTGTCGAACCGAAGGGCCTCGTTTGGCCAGGCGTGCTTGGAAACACAGCTCTCAACGCAGCCTTGCATACACCACGCAAGGAGGTGATCGCTGG CAAGATTTCTCGTTATCACTTCTTTatcctcgccttcttcgcctcttTCTGTTGGTATTGGTTCCCCGACTTCATCTTCCCTGCCTTGGGTTACTTTACATGGATCTGCTGGATCGCCCCCAAGAACCCTGTCGTCAACCAGGTGTTTGGCATGAAGAGTGGACTGGGGTTGGTGCCCTTCACCTTCGACT GGAGTCAAATTGCCTACATCGGATCACCACTTGTAGTCCCAGTCTGGGCTATCCTCAACGTTCTCGCCTCCCTTGTCTTCTGGATTTACATTGTTAGCCCCGCGCTCTACTACTCGAACACCTGGTTCTCAGCCCATCTACCGCTACAAAGTAATTCAATCTTTGACAATACTGGAGAAGTCTTCAACGTCTCGAAGGTTGTCAATAAGAAGGAAGGCTTCACTTTTGATCATGATCTGTATGCACAGTACTCTGAC ATCTATCTCCCAGTAACCTATGCGCTTAACACTTTCGGTCTGTCGTTCGCCACTATCTCGTCTCTTTTTGTCTGGCTCTTTCTCGAGAAGCGCCGGGACTTAGTGAGAACATTCCGCGATGCATGCAAATCGTTGACGTCGAAGAACACATCAGGTCGCGACAGACTGCAGCCACAATATGATGCAGTTCCGCTTTGGTGGTACATGATCGCTGCCCTTGTAGCATTGGGCATCGGTATCTTCACCTATGAGTACTACCCCGTTCAGCTGCGTTGGTATGGTGTGATTTTCGGCATGGTAGTATCTtctgtcttcttcatcccc CTCGCTTGGGTGTATGCTACTAGCAACATCAAGATCCAGATCGATATCTTCTGTCGCATCATCGCTGGTTACGTCTGGGAAGGCAAGGTCCTGGCCAACATCTGGTTCTTCAACGTTGGATACATTTCGGGTATCAAAGGCCTTGCCTTTTCTCAGGATCTGAAGCTTGGTATCTACTGTGGT ATCCCTCCTAGAAGTCTCTTCCTGGTCCAAGTAGTCGGCCTTATTATCGGAACTCTTGGTCAAGTATCCGTCCTCAATTGGGCACTTGGAAACATCCCCAACGTTTGTAATGCCAAACTTGCCCCGAACGGTTTCACTTGTCCCTTCTCTCGAACTCATTTCAACACAAGCATGGTCTGGGGCGCCCTCGGTCCCCGTCGCTTCTTCGAGCCAGGCGCTCTTTACAGGCCCTTGCTCTGGTTCTTCCTGGTCggagctcttcttcctgtcGTCGTATACCTCTTTCGAACCAAGGCCTTCCCTCATATCAAttggctgaagaagatccaTGTTCCGCTGTTCCTGGGTGGCTTGAACTATATCCCGCCTGCATCAGGTGTCAACTATGGCAGTTGGGCTTTATTCGGTCTCTTGTTTGGCGTCCTTGTtaagaagcgcaaggccaGCTGGTGGCATCGATTTAACTTTGTTCTGAGTTCCGCGCTGGATTGTTCTGTAGCCATCGCTggcatcgtcatcttctttgccgtTTTCTACACCGGCGCCGCGGATAATTTCAGTTGGTGGGGAACCAACGTGTACAAG GACACCTGCGATTGGAAGAGTTGTCCTTACAAGGCGTTAGCAAAAGGGCAGACGTTTGGACCTTAG